Proteins from a single region of Nomascus leucogenys isolate Asia chromosome 21, Asia_NLE_v1, whole genome shotgun sequence:
- the LOC100607666 gene encoding LOW QUALITY PROTEIN: uncharacterized protein LOC100607666 (The sequence of the model RefSeq protein was modified relative to this genomic sequence to represent the inferred CDS: deleted 1 base in 1 codon) has translation MLPVQRRKLDPLLKKYRHYKKATRTKRRKKEKMEAQCSPVLPTPSTPLQSEEDEAVDKKPTLLSAQEDTPDLLQEDRLQCLQEEGSSVMHQECQIQSCELLVAQKPRPSSPAVTSLASPPLCFGSFLSCVCQTFSRSRKQKPPRRNGNNQAEAGGDAEVLRPGLAKPELSLSKTCSHLQLIQLSFVFSFIVLSVCHCSS, from the exons ATGCTTCCAGTCCAGAGGAGAAAGCTAGACCCACTCCTCAAAAAGTATAGGCATTATAAGAAGGCCACAAggacaaaaagaaggaagaaggagaaaatggaggcc CAGTGCTCCCCTGTTCTTCCAACACCTTCAACACCACTACAAAGTGAAGAAGATGAGGCTGTAGACAAAAAGCCAACTCTACTCAGTGCCCAGGAAGATACTCCTGACCTTCTCCAGGAG GACAGATTACAGTGTCTGCAGGAAGAGGGTTCCAGTGTGATGCATCAGGAATGTCAGATCCAGTCCTGTGAGCTCTTGGTGGCTCAGAAGCCCAGGCCCTCTTCTCCTGCAGTGACATCCTTGGCATCACCACCACTCTGCTTTGGCAGTTTCCTAAGCTGTGTCTGCCAGACCTTCTCAAGGTCTAGGAAGCAGAAGCCTCCCAGAAGAAATGGTAACaaccaggctgaggcaggaggtgatGCTGAGGTCCTGAGACCTGGCCTGGCAAAACCAGAGTTGAGCCTCAGCAAAACATGTAGCCACTTGCAATTGATACAGCTTTCCTTTGTGTTTAGTTTTATAGTTCTCTCTGTATGTCATTGTTCTTCTTAG